From Borrelia sp. RT5S, the proteins below share one genomic window:
- the udk gene encoding uridine kinase — MVKIIGITGGSGSGKTTVVNKISEVIPEFVLISQDNYYKSVGDYEYEFLDVNFDHPDAFDNNLFYEQLRKLKHNEPINMPLYDFINHRRKPESVEIFPTPVVIVEGIMIFVEERVRSLIDLKIYIDTPNDIRFIRRLERDMSRRGRTLESVIEQYLNTTRAGYYRFIEPTKEYADLIIPEGGHNDRALYVLSSFLRALGKDNSDFF, encoded by the coding sequence ATGGTTAAGATTATTGGAATAACTGGTGGGTCTGGTAGTGGTAAGACTACGGTCGTTAATAAAATTAGCGAAGTTATTCCCGAATTTGTTTTGATATCTCAAGATAATTATTATAAGAGTGTTGGTGATTATGAATATGAGTTTTTGGATGTTAATTTTGACCATCCGGATGCGTTCGACAATAATTTGTTTTATGAACAGTTGAGGAAGTTAAAACATAATGAACCGATTAATATGCCTCTTTACGATTTTATCAATCATAGGCGAAAACCGGAGTCCGTGGAGATATTTCCGACTCCTGTTGTTATTGTTGAGGGCATTATGATTTTTGTTGAAGAGAGAGTGCGAAGTCTGATAGATTTAAAAATATACATTGATACACCTAATGATATTAGGTTTATCAGAAGGCTGGAGAGGGATATGTCTAGGAGAGGTCGTACACTTGAATCGGTTATTGAACAGTATTTAAATACTACCAGAGCAGGGTATTATAGGTTTATTGAGCCTACTAAGGAGTATGCTGATCTTATTATTCCTGAAGGAGGGCATAATGATAGGGCGCTTTATGTGCTCTCATCATTCTTAAGAGCTCTTGGAAAGGATAACTCAGATTTTTTTTAA
- a CDS encoding RluA family pseudouridine synthase — MEKLQEEFVVGEDCQRLDIYLSERFCIFTRSQIKKREVVAFRNRCGVFVAIKLSKPVFVGDRILIEFNEEVDLRKYVRPLKLPIGIIYEDENVIVVNKPQGILSHPCITGLENTVVNFLLYHVSGLGDSFKEDKVRPGIVHRLDKDTSGVLICAKNLATLNFLSTQFKERVVKKVYIAIVKGAPKNSFGIIETFIDRDKNDRKKFSVHSNSGKRALTEYKVLTNMGNYSLLALRPKTGRTHQIRVHMKYLNHPILGDSAYGKVDRDFRYLSLMLHSFKLEINLKEGFLKKFISEFPQRFIDFLSNFYTEEELDALIANFVEFLERF; from the coding sequence ATGGAAAAGCTTCAGGAGGAGTTTGTTGTAGGGGAGGATTGTCAGAGACTTGATATTTATTTATCTGAAAGATTTTGTATTTTTACTAGAAGTCAAATTAAAAAAAGAGAGGTAGTTGCCTTTAGAAACAGATGTGGTGTTTTTGTTGCGATAAAGTTATCAAAACCTGTTTTTGTGGGGGATAGAATATTAATAGAATTTAATGAAGAAGTTGATTTAAGAAAATATGTAAGACCTTTGAAATTGCCTATTGGCATTATTTATGAAGATGAAAATGTTATTGTTGTGAATAAACCCCAAGGTATTTTAAGTCATCCTTGCATAACTGGGTTGGAAAATACTGTTGTAAATTTTCTTTTGTATCATGTTTCAGGTTTAGGGGATAGTTTTAAAGAGGATAAAGTTAGGCCTGGAATTGTACATAGGTTAGATAAAGACACGTCTGGAGTATTAATTTGTGCTAAAAATTTGGCAACTTTAAATTTTTTGTCTACACAGTTTAAGGAAAGAGTTGTTAAGAAAGTCTACATTGCAATTGTAAAGGGAGCTCCTAAAAATTCTTTCGGTATTATTGAGACTTTTATAGATAGAGATAAAAATGATAGGAAAAAGTTTAGCGTACATAGCAATTCAGGCAAAAGGGCATTGACGGAATATAAGGTATTGACTAACATGGGTAATTATTCTTTATTAGCTTTAAGACCCAAGACAGGACGCACGCATCAAATAAGGGTCCATATGAAGTATTTAAATCATCCAATACTGGGGGATAGTGCTTATGGTAAGGTAGATAGGGATTTTAGATATTTATCTTTAATGCTTCATTCTTTCAAGCTTGAGATTAATCTTAAAGAGGGTTTTTTAAAAAAATTTATCTCAGAGTTTCCTCAGAGGTTTATTGATTTCTTATCAAATTTTTATACAGAAGAAGAGCTGGATGCGCTTATTGCTAATTTTGTTGAATTTTTAGAGAGATTTTAG
- the priA gene encoding primosomal protein N' has protein sequence MDDSLENNFYYEVAFNIPINRLFLYKHNFKLEIGTRIITNFNRRETLGIIIKRYSKDELNTNFTFEIKDIIKVIDENPPITEHNINLANWISRKTFSGFGEALFCGLPKSPNSNKVIKNNDNKNSSSTISIQLNEEQNSIYQEIIESKTQNTFYLFGVPGSGKTEIFIKLCEHYLEQEKQIIFLIPEISLGYQIIQRIKSNLGTNKIYEYNSKVSNSKKVSTWNKVKNGESLIIIGVKSALMLPFKNLGLIIMDEEHEHTYKSENTPRFHSRHIGFFLQGVFDSKFVMGSATPSLEAYMAMENNQIKKMMLENKFFDKTAEELTIVDMKKERQIISSELLYSIQKSLINKRQILIFFNKRGYSKTLECNICGHIICCPNCSFNLTYHKNENKLICHYCKHKTKIVKNCPGCNAENITYKTYGIQFVERELKNFLPNARIARTDSDLNKKDIINAITDFENGRLDILIGTQIIAKGFNFKQIQTLGIINADVGMGLPDFRSGERMFAIISQVLGRAARFQSDNTIIIQTKNPDYYAIKYAYEGRYEAFYKEEIKIRKELNYPPFKKIVRIITRSHKKEAAKHKCLEFFEISKEFLNEEIEYLGPSKAPMSKISKYYRYNILYLSKSFNLLEKLIRNTKEKTKSTKDTYIEIDYYPISLI, from the coding sequence ATGGATGATAGTCTAGAGAATAACTTTTATTATGAAGTCGCTTTTAACATCCCAATCAATAGACTTTTTCTTTACAAGCATAATTTCAAATTAGAAATAGGAACAAGAATAATAACAAACTTTAATAGAAGAGAAACACTTGGAATCATAATCAAAAGATATTCTAAAGATGAGCTTAATACAAATTTTACATTTGAAATAAAAGACATAATAAAAGTCATTGATGAAAATCCACCAATAACAGAACACAACATCAACCTCGCTAACTGGATTAGTAGAAAAACATTTTCTGGGTTTGGAGAAGCTTTGTTTTGTGGACTCCCTAAAAGCCCAAACTCAAATAAAGTAATAAAAAATAATGACAATAAAAACTCTAGTTCAACGATATCCATTCAATTAAATGAAGAACAAAATAGCATTTATCAAGAAATTATCGAATCAAAAACACAAAATACATTTTACTTATTCGGAGTGCCTGGATCTGGGAAAACAGAAATATTTATCAAATTGTGCGAACACTATTTGGAACAAGAAAAACAAATAATTTTTTTAATACCCGAAATCTCTTTGGGTTATCAAATAATTCAAAGAATAAAATCCAATTTAGGTACAAATAAGATTTACGAATATAATTCAAAAGTATCAAATTCAAAAAAAGTTTCAACATGGAATAAAGTCAAAAATGGAGAAAGTTTGATTATAATCGGAGTTAAAAGCGCATTAATGCTACCTTTTAAAAACTTGGGTTTAATAATAATGGATGAGGAACATGAACACACATATAAATCTGAAAATACTCCAAGATTTCATTCAAGGCACATAGGTTTTTTCTTACAAGGTGTCTTTGATTCCAAATTTGTAATGGGAAGCGCTACTCCCTCGCTTGAAGCATACATGGCCATGGAAAATAATCAAATAAAAAAAATGATGCTAGAAAACAAATTTTTTGATAAAACAGCTGAAGAACTTACTATAGTAGACATGAAAAAAGAGCGTCAGATTATATCTTCAGAATTACTTTACAGCATACAAAAAAGCTTAATCAACAAAAGGCAAATTTTAATATTTTTCAATAAAAGAGGATACTCAAAAACACTTGAATGCAACATTTGCGGGCACATAATTTGTTGTCCAAACTGTTCTTTTAACCTAACATATCATAAAAATGAAAACAAACTCATCTGCCACTATTGCAAACATAAGACAAAGATAGTAAAAAATTGTCCTGGTTGCAATGCAGAAAACATCACATATAAAACATATGGAATTCAATTTGTCGAAAGGGAATTAAAAAATTTTTTACCAAACGCACGAATAGCAAGAACAGACTCTGATCTTAATAAAAAAGACATTATCAATGCAATCACTGATTTTGAAAATGGAAGATTAGATATTTTAATTGGAACACAGATTATTGCAAAAGGATTTAATTTTAAACAAATACAAACACTGGGCATTATTAACGCCGATGTTGGTATGGGGCTTCCTGACTTTAGAAGTGGTGAGAGAATGTTTGCAATAATTTCACAAGTACTAGGAAGAGCTGCAAGATTTCAAAGCGACAATACAATTATTATTCAAACAAAAAATCCCGACTATTACGCTATAAAATATGCCTATGAGGGTAGGTATGAAGCTTTTTATAAAGAAGAGATAAAAATACGCAAAGAACTTAATTATCCCCCCTTTAAAAAAATAGTCAGAATAATCACTAGAAGCCATAAAAAAGAAGCTGCGAAACATAAATGCCTAGAATTCTTTGAAATATCTAAAGAATTTCTAAATGAAGAAATTGAATACCTTGGCCCATCAAAAGCCCCTATGTCAAAAATATCAAAATACTACAGGTATAATATATTGTACCTATCAAAATCCTTTAATCTACTGGAGAAATTAATACGAAACACAAAAGAAAAAACAAAATCGACAAAAGACACTTATATCGAAATAGATTACTATCCAATCTCCCTAATTTAA
- a CDS encoding rhodanese-like domain-containing protein, translating to MPVNYVKFALLMVFLVFYIWVFIVLKMKRSGLALLERVREGATILDIRSAKEYNRYHYARAVNIPFNNLFARKDKLGSVDDQIVIYGRSFNKCFEAEKILRSVGFKNIFVAGTLKNMPKLQEEVNG from the coding sequence ATGCCAGTGAATTATGTGAAGTTTGCACTCTTAATGGTTTTTCTTGTTTTCTACATTTGGGTTTTTATTGTCTTGAAAATGAAGAGGTCTGGTTTGGCTTTGTTAGAGAGGGTTAGAGAGGGAGCTACGATATTAGATATTAGATCTGCTAAGGAATATAACAGATATCATTATGCAAGGGCGGTTAATATTCCTTTTAACAATTTATTTGCTAGGAAAGATAAATTGGGTAGTGTTGATGATCAGATAGTGATTTATGGTAGAAGTTTTAATAAGTGTTTTGAGGCTGAAAAGATTTTAAGAAGTGTAGGATTTAAAAATATATTTGTTGCAGGAACTTTGAAGAATATGCCTAAATTGCAAGAAGAGGTCAATGGTTAA
- a CDS encoding YitT family protein, whose product MKKRRKRWKRIKQKTRFIVRRVFRRQLKNILKDPELILISTLQITIGSLLMAISTNILYIPHGLLSGGIAGVALMLHYILDFNLGFTIFILNIPLFILGIKFLNVTFVIQSWIAMALYSVMVNYSQFLQGKMHLDDMMLVSILAGLISGLGLGLIFRAKGSSGGSDIISMIIKEKYSISIGTTNFLVNLAVLVVAALFFNVEIALYTLIASFVTSVMTDKASIGFGNQKAIFIISDKGKEISYLITNKLKVAATLIEGQGAWAGNDKTIVFIVVPTIRMARIKYISQKVDPNCFITVLNTNEITGGKKIIESSSTKQDVGT is encoded by the coding sequence ATGAAGAAAAGAAGAAAGAGATGGAAGAGAATAAAACAAAAGACAAGATTTATTGTGCGCAGAGTATTTAGGAGACAACTTAAAAATATTTTAAAAGATCCTGAGCTAATACTGATTAGTACATTACAAATAACAATTGGTTCTCTCTTAATGGCAATATCTACAAATATTTTATACATACCCCATGGGCTCTTGAGCGGAGGCATTGCTGGGGTTGCTCTGATGCTTCATTATATCCTAGATTTCAACTTAGGATTTACGATATTTATCCTAAATATTCCATTATTCATTCTCGGGATCAAATTTTTAAACGTAACCTTTGTGATTCAAAGCTGGATTGCAATGGCTTTGTATTCTGTTATGGTAAACTACTCACAATTTTTACAAGGTAAGATGCATCTTGATGACATGATGCTTGTATCAATTTTAGCAGGTCTCATATCAGGTCTTGGACTTGGTTTAATCTTCAGAGCAAAGGGGTCATCAGGTGGTTCAGACATAATCTCTATGATCATTAAAGAAAAATATTCAATTAGTATTGGAACTACAAACTTTCTTGTTAACCTTGCTGTATTGGTGGTTGCGGCTTTATTTTTTAATGTCGAGATTGCTCTTTACACCTTAATCGCTTCTTTTGTAACATCTGTCATGACAGACAAGGCAAGCATAGGCTTTGGCAATCAAAAAGCGATATTTATTATCTCAGATAAGGGAAAAGAAATATCTTATCTGATTACTAATAAATTAAAAGTAGCAGCTACATTAATTGAAGGACAAGGTGCTTGGGCGGGAAACGATAAGACTATAGTTTTCATAGTGGTTCCCACAATACGCATGGCAAGAATTAAATATATTTCTCAGAAAGTCGATCCCAATTGCTTCATCACGGTACTTAATACAAACGAAATAACGGGTGGCAAAAAAATTATTGAATCAAGTTCAACCAAACAAGATGTTGGAACCTAA